A portion of the Granulosicoccus antarcticus IMCC3135 genome contains these proteins:
- a CDS encoding FadR/GntR family transcriptional regulator, with protein sequence MKPASSIVLSKAEPDERRYVQIARDLAKRIAEGEYGAGQRLPPERELASTLSVSRTTVREAVLALELMGLVEIRVGSGVFVLGDNVRQHATNTTPAADETSPSEILESRRLIEAQTAFLAATRASDAQILQIGRCIETMESTLDDVPHFDRADAEFHHLIAKASGNRLLEQFVGHLWQQRNTTMWIRWYDQTRSTANRRRSISDHRVIHRALERRLPEAASTAMQGHIDVMEERFFDLQL encoded by the coding sequence ATGAAACCAGCCTCCAGCATTGTATTGAGCAAAGCAGAACCTGACGAACGACGTTATGTCCAGATTGCACGAGATCTGGCAAAACGTATTGCCGAGGGAGAGTACGGCGCCGGTCAGCGCCTGCCCCCTGAACGGGAGCTGGCCTCGACTCTCAGTGTCAGTCGAACCACGGTTCGAGAAGCCGTGCTGGCGCTGGAACTCATGGGGCTGGTAGAAATTCGAGTCGGCTCTGGTGTTTTCGTCCTGGGCGACAATGTACGTCAGCACGCCACCAACACCACACCCGCCGCTGATGAAACCAGCCCTTCGGAGATTCTCGAATCACGCCGACTGATCGAAGCACAGACAGCTTTTCTGGCCGCGACTCGTGCCAGTGATGCCCAGATATTGCAGATCGGTCGCTGTATCGAGACGATGGAATCAACACTCGATGACGTCCCGCACTTCGACCGTGCTGACGCCGAGTTTCATCACCTGATAGCCAAGGCATCTGGCAATCGCCTACTGGAGCAGTTCGTCGGCCACCTCTGGCAGCAACGCAATACCACGATGTGGATTCGCTGGTATGACCAGACCCGCAGCACCGCCAATCGCCGACGCTCCATCAGCGATCATCGTGTCATTCATCGTGCTCTGGAAAGACGACTGCCCGAAGCCGCATCCACCGCCATGCAAGGCCACATCGATGTGATGGAAGAGCGCTTCTTCGACTTGCAACTCTGA
- a CDS encoding tripartite tricarboxylate transporter permease: MLDAFITLFQIDNLLFLFLGTALGIVVGAIPGLTASMLIALTLPLTFHMDSVNAITLLIGQYVGGISGGLITAILLRMPGTPASIVTTFDGYPMAQNGQPERALALGIMASVVGGIISWIFLAGMSPTLAKFALQFGPWEYFALVMMALVMLASLTQGSLVKGLMAAALGMAFAMPGIDNSIGRARLTFDLDALLSGFGLLPVLIGAFAISQILRESAAPIQAPKPINLPKKKLPLQMKDLKNFGPNMLRSSVIGTWIGLLPGIGANIAALVSYTTTRQLSRTPEKFGTGHEPGVVAGETANNASIGGALIPLITMGIPGSVTEAILIGALTIHSLQPGPLLFQNAPEVAYGIIAAYLLANIIMLFLMWNAVRYIAAISQVPRAWLLSTILVFCVVGSYAVNNNFTDVWVMIAFGIIGLGLELAKVPLGPFVIGFVLSPIAEEQLRGSLMMSDGNVAEILGRPYAMSFLMVALLTLLWPLIMGHIARRRHTKRPELSS; the protein is encoded by the coding sequence ATGCTTGACGCCTTCATCACTCTGTTCCAGATTGACAATCTGCTGTTCCTGTTTCTGGGAACGGCACTGGGAATCGTAGTCGGTGCCATACCTGGTCTAACAGCCTCGATGCTGATTGCTCTGACACTACCGCTGACCTTCCATATGGATTCGGTCAACGCCATTACGCTGTTGATCGGTCAATATGTCGGCGGCATATCCGGCGGCCTGATCACGGCCATTCTGCTACGCATGCCTGGCACACCCGCCTCCATCGTCACCACGTTTGACGGCTACCCGATGGCCCAGAACGGCCAGCCCGAGCGCGCATTGGCACTGGGTATCATGGCATCGGTGGTGGGCGGCATCATTTCCTGGATCTTCCTGGCAGGCATGTCACCCACTCTGGCAAAGTTCGCCTTGCAGTTCGGCCCCTGGGAATACTTCGCACTGGTCATGATGGCACTGGTGATGCTGGCATCGCTGACGCAAGGCTCTCTGGTAAAGGGTCTGATGGCGGCAGCTCTCGGAATGGCCTTTGCGATGCCGGGTATCGACAACTCGATCGGACGCGCTCGCCTGACATTCGACCTGGATGCACTGCTCTCTGGTTTCGGTCTGCTACCCGTACTGATCGGCGCATTTGCGATCAGTCAGATACTGCGCGAATCCGCAGCTCCCATCCAGGCACCGAAACCGATCAATCTTCCCAAAAAGAAGTTGCCCTTACAGATGAAGGATCTGAAAAACTTCGGTCCGAACATGCTGCGCTCCTCCGTCATCGGCACTTGGATTGGCCTGTTACCAGGCATTGGTGCCAATATCGCCGCTCTCGTCTCGTACACCACGACTCGCCAGCTGTCACGCACACCAGAGAAGTTCGGCACCGGTCACGAACCCGGTGTGGTTGCCGGAGAAACAGCCAACAACGCCTCCATTGGCGGTGCTCTCATTCCGTTGATAACCATGGGTATTCCCGGCAGTGTCACGGAGGCGATCCTGATCGGTGCTCTGACGATTCACAGTCTGCAACCCGGGCCCCTGCTTTTTCAGAACGCCCCGGAAGTAGCCTACGGCATTATTGCCGCTTATCTGCTTGCCAATATCATCATGCTGTTCCTGATGTGGAATGCAGTGCGCTACATCGCCGCCATCTCCCAAGTGCCGCGCGCCTGGTTGCTCAGCACCATTCTTGTGTTCTGCGTCGTCGGCTCCTACGCCGTCAACAACAACTTCACCGATGTCTGGGTCATGATCGCCTTTGGCATCATCGGCCTCGGCCTGGAGTTGGCCAAGGTACCGCTCGGGCCATTTGTCATCGGTTTCGTACTGAGCCCCATTGCCGAAGAGCAATTGCGCGGCTCCCTGATGATGTCCGATGGCAATGTCGCAGAAATTCTGGGCCGCCCCTATGCCATGTCATTTCTGATGGTTGCTCTTCTCACTCTATTATGGCCGCTGATCATGGGGCATATTGCCCGTCGTCGGCACACAAAAAGACCGGAACTCAGTTCATGA
- a CDS encoding tripartite tricarboxylate transporter TctB family protein, translating into MRLHPAWVDLALVLAVLTGAGLLFVGASTLPPPRFEPMGSAALPRILGGLLIFFALIIAVKAIRQLRYTSQNNDCDSSATDTPPGKPSGVDAEESPFSGQLRGLCIFATLITYVFALDILQWPFIPVTAAFVTIVGTVLSHQRRQASWKFALFGLLLGAALYMVMTRFLYVDLG; encoded by the coding sequence ATGCGTCTGCATCCTGCATGGGTGGACCTGGCCCTGGTGCTTGCCGTTCTGACGGGCGCCGGGCTACTGTTTGTCGGGGCCTCGACACTACCCCCACCCCGTTTCGAACCCATGGGCTCAGCAGCTCTGCCAAGAATCCTCGGCGGTTTGCTTATTTTCTTTGCATTGATCATCGCCGTCAAAGCAATACGACAACTCCGATACACATCGCAAAACAACGATTGTGATTCATCTGCAACGGATACTCCGCCTGGCAAACCGTCCGGTGTCGATGCTGAAGAATCCCCATTCAGTGGTCAATTGCGCGGCCTCTGCATTTTCGCAACGCTGATCACCTATGTGTTTGCACTGGATATTCTGCAGTGGCCCTTCATTCCCGTCACAGCCGCTTTCGTGACGATTGTCGGAACAGTCTTGTCACACCAGCGACGGCAGGCATCATGGAAATTTGCCTTGTTTGGCCTGCTACTGGGTGCGGCCCTCTATATGGTCATGACACGCTTTCTGTATGTGGATCTCGGCTGA